GGGCGCTGGAAGGTAGGAGAGTTCCCTGGAGTATAATGAACCTGTCATTGTTTCTGTATTTGTCTAAGTGGCTTAACCAGGACAGGGCTGATAGGACTGGAGTTACTCATTGTTTTCCTGTTACAGAAGCTATTTAGACATGGGCTACCCCAGGATCCTAGGCCCTATTTGTGGACCTTCTACAGAGATCCCTTTGATACAAATCTGTGGATAGAAGTAGTGCTTATAAGTGGTGCAGGGATAGGGGAAAGAACTACCCAGCTTCACTGAACATTTCAGATCAGCCACACTGGCTTCTGTCTGACCTACTTCCTAGAGTATATAGAAGAGTGATTTTTGTGCAGTCTACATAATCACCCAGTCTCTCCTGCCACTTGGGTGCCTGGGAAACTGAGACTGAAGCAGCAAGTCTCACTTCATCCATAAAATTCTCATTATCTGTGTCTCTCATGTTTTCATTCTCTCAGGTATCTCTAGGGGACAGCAGTCTGGAGGCTGACCACATTATTAGTGCCATTCCAGCTTCAGGTAATGGAGTAGCCACCTTCCCCAACCAGTGTGTGGCAATAATAATACCTCTTTGGGCCAGGAGGACCACATTATACCCCTGAACTGGTCAATCCCTACAGGAGTCTAATCAaaaagaagattaataaaattgtagTGTGAATGCCTCCTGCATCAGGCCTCTGCCTGATCTCTTCCAGTGCTCAGCAAGCTGCTCCCTACTGAGGCTGCTCCTCTGGCTTGTGCCCTGCGTACTATCACTGCTGTGTCTGTAGCTGTGGTGAATCTGCAGTACCGAGGAGCTCGTCTGCCTGTCCAGGTATGAtacagaggggaaggggagacatGGGCTTAGCTGGAGCCCTTCCCTCCTTACCTGTGGATTTCCTTCTCCCCAGGGATTTGGACATTTGGTGCCATCCTCAGAAGACCCAGGCATCCTGGGAATCGTGTATGACTCAGTTGCTTTCCCTGAACAGGATGGGAGCTCCCCTGACCTCAGAGTGACTGTGAGAGGAGGAAACAACTCAGTGGGGTTTTCAAAGGGCTCCTCTGTGCCCCAGTATAGGCAAAGCCAAGACTGGTTGGTGTTATATTCCCTCCCTAGGTGATGATGGGAGGTTCCTGGTTACAGACACTGGAGGCCAGTGGCTGTGTCTTATCTCAGGAGCTGTTCCAACAGCAGGCACAGGAAGCAGCTGCCACACAATTAGGACTGAAAGAGCCACCAAGTTACTGCTTGGTCCATCTACACAAGGTAAGTTGGGGTAAACTCCCCTCAGCTCTTCATTGAAAGCCTTGAAGGCAAGGACTGGTATATTTGTCATTGTATGTCAGCCAAGGCCTGGGACATCAATAATAAACTTTTCCTtgcattctctcctttctccccagaaCTGCATCCCCCAATATACACTAGGCCACTGGCAAACACTGGGTAAGTTGGGAAAGCAGCTGGGTAGAGGAAGGTCAACTCCCAGCTGTAactgtcttttcatcttttccttccaGAGTCAGCTAGGCAGTTCCTGACTGCTCAAAGGTTGCCCCTAACTCTGGCTGGAGCCTCCTATGAGGGGGTTGCTGTTAACGACTGTATAGAGAGTGGGCGCCAGGCAGCAGTCAGTGTACTGGGCACAGAACGTCACAGCTGATCTCCAACTCtcaatcttgaaaataaaaattactggaGCTTGCCTTGGTCTGGCTGTTCTGTCACCTATGGGCATAAGAGTGGAGGGGAGTAAAGAGAGACCAAGTGTGCCTGGGATGCAGAAAGCAGGAGCAGAGGCAAGACAACAAAGtcctttattagaaaatatatcaaaatccTAGCCCCCTGAGCCAGGACCAGAGAGGGAGCTACTCCAGCACTGGCAGAAAGTACCCAGGGAGGGGCTTCCTTCACCAAACAACTTCCCAGGAGAAGCCAGATCACTCTTCTCTCCATGGAAGAAGAAGGGGCTTGGGGTCCAGCCCGTCACATAAAATTATGACATCAAGGATTCACAGTCATAAGCCCTGCAGGAGACCCTAGAAAGAGGGACTCCCCAGGTCTAGTGGAGCCCAGCTCCAGTCCAGCAGTGAGGAGAGGCCCCTGCCCCCCCGGTATAGCACTAGAGTTCAGTTCCCCAACATCCCTCTAAGAGCAGTGAGGAGCTGGGGGGTGCGGACAATACAACCCCTCAAATTCAGTTTCATGATTAaggtgggcaggaaggaggagtCAACGTGAACCACGGAG
Above is a window of Lemur catta isolate mLemCat1 chromosome 3, mLemCat1.pri, whole genome shotgun sequence DNA encoding:
- the PPOX gene encoding protoporphyrinogen oxidase isoform X2, which produces MVSELGLDSEVLPVRGDHPAAQNRFLYVGGVLHALPTGLRGLLRPSPPFSKPLFWAGLRDLTKPRGKEPDETVHSFAQRRLGPEVASLAMDSLCRGVFAGNSRELSIRSCFPSLFQAEQTHRSILLGLLLGAGQSPQLDSALIRQARAERWSQWSLRGGLEMLPQALETHLTSRGVSVLKGHPVSGLSLQAEGRWKVSLGDSSLEADHIISAIPASVLSKLLPTEAAPLACALRTITAVSVAVVNLQYRGARLPVQGFGHLVPSSEDPGILGIVYDSVAFPEQDGSSPDLRVTVMMGGSWLQTLEASGCVLSQELFQQQAQEAAATQLGLKEPPSYCLVHLHKNCIPQYTLGHWQTLESARQFLTAQRLPLTLAGASYEGVAVNDCIESGRQAAVSVLGTERHS
- the PPOX gene encoding protoporphyrinogen oxidase isoform X4, which codes for MDSLCRGVFAGNSRELSIRSCFPSLFQAEQTHRSILLGLLLGAGQSPQLDSALIRQARAERWSQWSLRGGLEMLPQALETHLTSRGVSVLKGHPVSGLSLQAEGRWKVSLGDSSLEADHIISAIPASVLSKLLPTEAAPLACALRTITAVSVAVVNLQYRGARLPVQGFGHLVPSSEDPGILGIVYDSVAFPEQDGSSPDLRVTVMMGGSWLQTLEASGCVLSQELFQQQAQEAAATQLGLKEPPSYCLVHLHKNCIPQYTLGHWQTLESARQFLTAQRLPLTLAGASYEGVAVNDCIESGRQAAVSVLGTERHS
- the PPOX gene encoding protoporphyrinogen oxidase isoform X3 — protein: MRLCTVLPSAALDLSPCLTLKVASLAMDSLCRGVFAGNSRELSIRSCFPSLFQAEQTHRSILLGLLLGAGQSPQLDSALIRQARAERWSQWSLRGGLEMLPQALETHLTSRGVSVLKGHPVSGLSLQAEGRWKVSLGDSSLEADHIISAIPASVLSKLLPTEAAPLACALRTITAVSVAVVNLQYRGARLPVQGFGHLVPSSEDPGILGIVYDSVAFPEQDGSSPDLRVTVMMGGSWLQTLEASGCVLSQELFQQQAQEAAATQLGLKEPPSYCLVHLHKNCIPQYTLGHWQTLESARQFLTAQRLPLTLAGASYEGVAVNDCIESGRQAAVSVLGTERHS